In one Silene latifolia isolate original U9 population chromosome 10, ASM4854445v1, whole genome shotgun sequence genomic region, the following are encoded:
- the LOC141606764 gene encoding uncharacterized protein LOC141606764, with protein sequence MGLKKIRLSSVHLYGRAYRVSRNTTYWDMAKRMAKETSVSHQHLMDSPARYVRLLKAYCWSVKGLMFKITFRVKGENGVSVAYTAQVWSNICKRPFQVFTFDKVPGSERKPKDWEINGSNNSDKKVSTKKMGMKGLDLFKGLSSSVAMTKSELDCRNDTGKLRTHAFYVLLEQIRSQRSWSYSRVRKSASTIWKKLPESEKMIFLGGAAKRIENK encoded by the exons ATGGGGTTGAAGAAGATAAGGCTGAGTTCTGTGCATCTTTATGGGAGAGCTTACCGTGTAAGCCGCAATACTACTTACTGGGACATGGCCAAACGTATGGCTAAGGAGACATCGGTTTCGCATCAACACTTGATG GATAGCCCTGCTCGTTACGTTCGCCTCCTAAAAGCTTATTGTTGGAGTGTTAAGGGATTAATGTTCAAGATCACTTTTCGTGTTAAAGGAGAAAACGGTGTCAGTGTCGCCTACACTGCTCAAGTGTGGAGTAATATCTGTAAAAGGCCCTTTCAAGTCTTCACTTTTGACAAAGTTCCTGGCTCAG AGAGGAAACCGAAAGATTGGGAGATTAATGGCAGCAACAATTCTGATAAGAAGGTATCTACCAAGAAAATGGGGATGAAGGGACTTGATCTTTTCAAGGGGCTAAGCTCATCAGTTGCGATGACTAAGTCTGAATTAGATTGTCG AAATGATACTGGCAAACTTCGAACCCATGCCTTTTACGTTTTGCT GGAGCAAATTAGGAGCCAGAGAAGCTGGAGTTATTCCAGG GTGAGGAAGTCTGCTTCTACCATATGGAAGAAGCTTCCGGAATCT GAGAAGATGATATTCCTGGGCGGGGCAGCTAAAAGAATCGAGAATAAGTAG